In the genome of Gloeotrichia echinulata CP02, one region contains:
- a CDS encoding ShlB/FhaC/HecB family hemolysin secretion/activation protein yields the protein MRFSLQFAWSLLLVPSALLLVGTSPSYAELVSQSVTSKPENQNNPCQQPFELPQDSPETDNSETLPAPDTKDIPIEDIKIIGSTILTEADWNQYIQPSKTQKLATQKRINEIANAITDLYLKKGYVYSRAIPPDITKIQDGIVEIKVIEGSLKPEDICIEGAQRINLEYVRSRIALGAGKPLSTANLEEQLRLLRADPLFENIEASLRLGTQEGQRILRVRVTEAQPINVALSFDNYSPPSVGSERLGVSAIYRNPTGAGDELAAAYYRTTTNGSNIYDFSYKVPINAMNGTLQLRTAINNNQVTQSPFDTLKIRGESQLSEITYRQPLERSTRKEFALYLGFSVQNGQTFTFAGPTPFSIGPDDQGNSRTRVIKFGQDFIHRDEQGAWALRSQLSFGTGLFNATINHDPKPDGRFFSWLWQIRREQLLSEDHRLIAQADLQLTPHSLLPGQQFVIGGGQSVRGYRQNVRAGDNGFRLSLEDQITLSREEGGRPVLQLAPFFDMGVAWNVNNNPNRLQRQNFLAGTGLGVLLKPLPNINLRLDYSFPLIRLDDKGDNPQDGGFYFSLGYRL from the coding sequence ATGCGCTTTAGTTTACAGTTTGCTTGGAGTTTACTGTTAGTTCCCAGCGCTTTGTTACTTGTGGGTACATCGCCCAGTTATGCGGAGTTGGTGAGTCAATCTGTGACATCGAAGCCAGAAAATCAAAATAATCCTTGTCAGCAACCCTTTGAGTTACCACAAGATTCTCCAGAGACCGATAACTCAGAAACATTACCTGCTCCAGATACTAAAGATATTCCCATTGAAGATATTAAGATAATCGGCAGCACAATTTTAACTGAAGCTGACTGGAATCAATATATTCAGCCATCAAAGACCCAAAAACTAGCAACTCAGAAAAGAATCAATGAAATTGCTAATGCTATCACCGATTTATATCTGAAGAAAGGCTATGTTTATTCCAGAGCAATTCCTCCAGACATAACAAAAATTCAGGATGGTATTGTCGAAATTAAAGTAATTGAAGGGAGTTTAAAACCAGAAGATATTTGTATTGAAGGCGCACAACGGATAAATCTTGAATATGTGCGATCGCGGATTGCTTTAGGTGCGGGTAAACCACTTTCAACCGCTAATTTAGAAGAACAATTAAGGTTACTACGCGCTGACCCTCTATTTGAAAATATCGAAGCTAGTTTACGCCTAGGAACTCAAGAAGGTCAACGGATTTTGCGAGTGCGAGTTACTGAGGCTCAACCAATTAATGTCGCCTTAAGTTTTGATAATTATTCGCCCCCTAGCGTCGGTTCCGAAAGATTAGGAGTTAGCGCTATTTATCGTAACCCAACAGGCGCCGGCGATGAACTAGCTGCTGCTTATTACCGCACCACAACCAACGGCTCAAATATTTATGATTTTAGCTATAAAGTGCCAATAAATGCCATGAATGGCACATTGCAATTACGAACTGCAATTAACAATAACCAAGTCACTCAATCGCCTTTTGACACTTTGAAAATTCGGGGAGAATCTCAACTATCAGAAATTACTTATCGTCAACCATTAGAACGGTCAACGCGAAAAGAATTTGCTTTATACTTAGGCTTTAGCGTCCAAAATGGTCAGACCTTTACCTTTGCAGGACCTACACCCTTTAGTATTGGACCAGATGACCAAGGTAACAGTCGCACCCGTGTAATTAAATTCGGACAAGATTTCATCCACCGAGATGAACAAGGCGCTTGGGCATTGCGATCGCAACTCAGTTTTGGTACTGGTTTATTCAATGCTACCATTAACCATGACCCCAAGCCCGATGGTCGCTTTTTTAGCTGGTTATGGCAAATACGACGAGAACAACTCTTGAGTGAAGACCATCGCTTAATCGCCCAAGCCGACTTGCAACTCACACCCCACAGTTTATTACCCGGACAGCAATTTGTCATTGGTGGAGGTCAGTCAGTGCGCGGTTATCGTCAAAACGTCCGCGCTGGTGACAACGGTTTCCGCTTGTCTTTAGAAGACCAGATTACCTTAAGCCGTGAAGAAGGTGGAAGACCAGTGTTACAATTAGCACCATTTTTTGATATGGGAGTCGCCTGGAACGTCAACAATAACCCCAATCGCTTGCAAAGACAGAACTTTTTAGCAGGTACGGGATTAGGAGTTTTGTTAAAACCACTACCAAATATTAATCTGCGCCTAGACTATAGTTTTCCCCTAATTCGTTTAGATGATAAAGGCGATAATCCCCAAGACGGTGGATTTTACTTTTCTCTCGGCTATCGATTGTAA